A part of Gambusia affinis linkage group LG19, SWU_Gaff_1.0, whole genome shotgun sequence genomic DNA contains:
- the LOC122821693 gene encoding uncharacterized protein LOC122821693 — translation MRTHWETVEALSGPDVNRPPHEFIKLHMKKDHLPTEPLPIKPGLELGVTSLQVDSQLLCRNWSRSPNLHEKESPRTEDRVMAPSGPVLLLLLFSFLACSLSVPPRSDLQGNRALQKRGQKLDTAKAAGEYLLKIVNAAKPFIALIEPAGKYLSAVIQLVGALSGKSPNKEVLDYLKKEFDNLNLKIDANRKAVEYAIQAMAYADMERTINDGWTRLQELLGKCDQPETCKTILKEYGEKFFKNAETTLYKLHDAIVGQGVYSSDYEKLLKEKVRCHEDQIKKFSAVNAALVFKAITMTHLYNTINNKETALQDDLVDKARDISVAMFHIHKNCISKPDEHVKLEIKEKIDESISRKSLAQNIMMYLTKTYDRYDWMVVAFLTKNSKGETFFTKWKNRHTLSGFTEVQKGKTSVAFAKQVKGNHNKAAEMIKVIKECYNEKQLCSNVKEKLDGCVTKTGEPKVIDMYSAIHAYIHKKHDAAAALEAEDIPSEGYFLPEEQQTLPYIYTGTCSISFLGSANILPYGRFRVLLKSDEELMNKSPCEGINCGGPDRGKCVEVKNARIGLCECEKKYYGENCEETIEEYKKKVFIKEIHKSSDSMG, via the exons ATGAGAACTCACTGGGAGACGGTGGAGGCGCTATCAGGTCCAGATGTTAACAGACCCCCACATGAATTTATCAAGCTACACATGAAAAAGGATCATTTGCCTACAGAGCCACTTCCTATAAAACCAGGACTGGAGCTGGGTGTCACCAGTCTGCAGGTGGATTCCCAGTTGCTCTGCAGAAATTGGTCCAGATCTCCAAACCTCCACG AAAAAGAATCTCCCAGAACTGAAGATCGCG TCATGGCGCCGTCTGgcccggttctgctgctgctgctgttttcattcCTGGCCTGCAGCCTGAGCGTCCCGCCGCGCTCCGACCTGCAGGGAAACCGCGCTCTGCAGAAGAGAGGCCAGAAACTAGACACAGCAAAGGCTGCAGGGGAATACCTTCTGAAGATTGTAAATGCAGCTAAACCTTTTATCGCTTTAATTGAACCGGCTGGGAAATATTTAAGTGCTGTGATACAGTTGGTCGGAGCGCTTAGTGGTAAAAGTCCTAACAAAGAAGTGCTAGATTATCTCAAGAAGGAATTTGATAATCTAAATTTAAAGATTGATGCGAATCGGAAGGCAGTGGAATATGCCATTCAGGCCATGGCGTATGCAGACATGGAGAGAACAATAAATGATGGATGGACGAGGCTGCAGGAACTGCTGGGAAAATGTGACCAGCCTGAAACATGCAAGACAATTCTGAAAGAATATGGTGAAAAGTTCTTCAAAAACGCTGAAACGACTCTGTATAAACTCCATGACGCCATAGTAGGTCAAGGTGTTTACAGTAGTGACTATGAAAaactactgaaagaaaaagTCAGATGTCATgaagatcaaattaaaaagttcTCAGCTGTTAACGCAGCGCTGGTGTTCAAAGCCATCACCATGACTCATCTGTACAACACCATTAATAATAAGGAAACAGCGCTACAAGATGATCTGGTTGATAAAGCACGCGACATCTCTGTAGCCATGTTCCACATTCACAAGAACTGTATTTCAAAACCTGATGAACATGTTAAActggaaatcaaagaaaagaTTGACGAGTCAATTTCCCGCAAGAGTCTGGCACAGAACATCATGATGTATCTGACTAAAACATATGACCGGTACGACTGGATGGTGGTTGCTTTCttaacaaaaaattcaaaaggtGAAACGTTTTTCACCAAATGGAAGAACAGACACACTTTGTCTGGATTTACTGAAGTACAAAAAGGGAAAACTAGTGTGGCTTTTGCCAAACAAGTGAAAGGAAACCACAATAAAGCAGCTGAGATGATAAAAGTTATTAAGGAATGCTACAATGAAAAGCAGCTCTGCAGTaatgttaaagaaaagttaGATGGCTGTGTTACAAAAACAGGAGAACCTAAAGTGATAGACATGTATTCAGCCATTCATGCTTACATTCATAAGaaacatgatgctgctgcagctttagaGGCAGAAGATATTCCATCTGAAGGATACTTTTTGCCTGAGGAACAGCAGACGCTGCCCTACATTTACACTGGGACATGCAGCATCAGCTTTTTAGGCAGTGCAAATATTCTCCCTTATGGACGCTTCAGGGTTCTGTTGAAAAGTGATGAAGAGTTGATGAATAAGAGTCCATGTGAAGGAATCAACTGTGGAGGTCCAGACAGAGGAAAATGTGTGGAGGTGAAGAACGCCCGCATTGGGCTGTGTGAGTGTGAGAAGAAATACTATGGAGAGAACTGTGAGGAAACTATAGAGGAGtacaagaaaaaagtgtttattaaaGAAATCCACAAATCCTCAGACAGCATGGGCTGA